From Pagrus major chromosome 6, Pma_NU_1.0, one genomic window encodes:
- the LOC140998018 gene encoding class E basic helix-loop-helix protein 40-like, which yields MERIPSAQPPPLSKHQADLTDVQGMDFPMYVYKPRRGMKRGEESKETYKLPHRLIEKKRRDRINECIAQLKDLLPEHLKLTTLGHLEKAVVLELTLKHVKALTSLLEQQQQKILALQNGMQIEQPAVSQEKSEEMFRSGFHVCAKEILQYLANHETDGDFAPSHVINHLHKLAAEVLQSPSRPRTPLSPPPEEIPSYHQHQAHKEMPTSLPPKPSEGYGRNCVPVIQRAYAPASSEQSGSDTDTDSGYGGELEKTESGAQQGRPDYYGQESQLKRALAERQSSGIKREDDEPRHKRPRVESSEDELLSGGESSSSSSGYGSYMSVSPNHPPPPPHPLCMPFYLIPPSAAAYLPMLEKCWYPGAVPMLYPGMGGSSPAMSSERPPPPQLVLSPRGGSPAPAISQTPMDSPALLQALKQVPPLNLETKD from the exons atggagcGAATTCCGAGCGCGCAACCACCTCCTCTGTCCAAACACCAGGCGGATCTGACAGACGTGCAGGG gaTGGATTTCCCGATGTATGTTTATAAACCCAGGCGAGGgatgaaaagaggagaggagagcaag GAAACCTACAAGCTGCCTCACAGACTTATTGAGAAGAAAAGGCGTGACCGGATAAACGAGTGCATCGCTCAGCTGAAAGATTTATTACCGGAGCACCTGAAACTCACG ACTCTGGGCCATCTGGAGAAGGCTGTGGTTTTGGAGCTGACGCTCAAGCACGTGAAAGCCCTCACCTCTCtcctggagcagcagcagcagaagatcCTCGCCCTCCAGAACGGCATGCAAATCG agcaGCCTGCTGTCAGCCAGGAGAAGTCAGAGGAGATGTTCCGCTCTGGCTTCCACGTGTGTGCCAAGGAGATTCTTCAGTATCTAGCCAATCACGAGACTGATGGAGACTTCGCGCCATCCCATGTCATCAACCACCTTCACAAgttggctgcagaggtgctgcaAAGTCCGAGCCGACCCCGCACCCCTCTCAGCCCCCCACCCGAGGAGATCCCCTCCTACCACCAGCACCAAGCTCACAAGGAGATGCCCACCAGCTTACCCCCTAAACCCAGCGAGGGCTACGGGAGGAACTGCGTGCCTGTCATCCAGCGGGCGTACGCCCCAGCGAGCAGCGAGCAGAGCGGCAGTGATACGGATACAGACAGCGGCTATGGTGGGGAGCTGGAGAAGACAGAGTCTGGGGCGCAGCAGGGACGTCCAGATTACTACGGTCAGGAGAGCCAGCTGAAGCGGGCGCTGGCCGAGAGGCAGAGCTCCGGCATCAAGAGGGAGGATGATGAGCCGCGCCACAAGCGACCCCGGGTGGAGTCGTCTGAGGATGAACTGCTCTCAGGTGGAGAATCATCATCGTCCTCCAGCGGCTATGGTAGCTACATGAGCGTCTCCCCCAAccatccacctcctcctccacatcccCTCTGCATGCCTTTCTACCTCATTCCACCTTCTGCTGCAGCCTACCTGCCCATGCTGGAGAAATGCTGGTACCCAGGGGCCGTGCCCATGCTGTACCCAGGCATGGGAGGCTCTTCACCCGCCATGTCCAGCGAAAGACCGCCTCCACCTCAGCTAGTGTTGTCTCCCAGGGGAGGCTCGCCAGCCCCAGCCATATCTCAAACCCCCATGGACTCCCCTGCCCTCCTTCAGGCACTAAAGCAGGTACCACCCCTCAACCTGGAAACCAAAGACTGA